The following proteins are encoded in a genomic region of Triticum dicoccoides isolate Atlit2015 ecotype Zavitan chromosome 1B, WEW_v2.0, whole genome shotgun sequence:
- the LOC119320490 gene encoding beta-amylase 1, chloroplastic-like produces the protein MAESAAAAGQSSSARKSGVPVFVMMPLDTVKTCCGSGLNHRKTMARDLAALKSSGVEGIMVDVWWGVVEAEEPGLYNFEGYMKLVEMARDARLKVQAVMSFHQCGGNVGDTVNIPLPRWVVEEMDKDQDLAYTDQCGRRSYEYVSLGCDDMPILDGRTPIRCYTDFMRAFRDHFAAFLGDTVVEVQVGMGPAGELRYPSYPESEGTWAFPGIGAFQCYDKYLLNSLNMAAEAAGNPDWGLGGPTDAGGYNSRPDDTDFFRQDGGGWDSEYGQFFMSWYSRMLLEHGDRVLSGAASVFGHEPGVHLSVKVAGIHWHYDTESHAPELTAGYYNTRRRDGYLPIARMLGRYGAVLNFTCVEMRDQEQPRDARCRPEGLVWRVAAAAREAGVGLAGENALPRYDDAAHDQVVATAREERMVAFTYLRMGLDLFQPDNWRRFASFVTRMSQAG, from the exons CGCTGGACACGGTCAAGACGTGCTGCGGGAGCGGTCTGAACCACCGGAAGACCATGGCGCGGGATCTGGCGGCTCTCAAGAGCTCGGGCGTGGAGGGAATCATGGTGGACGTGTGGTGGGGCGTCGTGGAGGCCGAGGAGCCGGGGCTGTACAACTTCGAAGGGTACATGAAGCTCGTCGAGATGGCGCGCGATGCCAGGCTCAAGGTCCAGGCCGTCATGTCCTTCCACCAGTGCGGCGGCAACGTCGGCGACACCGTCAA CATCCCGCTGCCGCGGTGGGTGGTGGAGGAGATGGACAAAGACCAGGACCTCGCCTACACTGACCAATGCGGACGCCGCAGCTACGAGTACGTCTCGCTCGGCTGCGACGACATGCCCATCCTCGACGGACGCACGCCCATCCGGTGCTACACCGACTTCATGCGCGCCTTTCGCGACCACTTCGCCGCCTTCCTCGGGGACACCGTCGTC GAAGTACAAGTCGGCATGGGGCCGGCGGGCGAGCTACGGTACCCGTCGTACCCGGAGAGCGAAGGAACCTGGGCATTCCCCGGCATCGGCGCCTTCCAATGCTACGATAAG TATTTGCTCAACAGCCTGAATATGGCAGCGGAGGCGGCGGGCAATCCGGACTGGGGCTTGGGCGGGCCGACGGACGCCGGCGGCTACAACAGCCGGCCGGACGACACGGACTTCTTCCGCCAGGACGGCGGTGGCTGGGACTCGGAGTACGGCCAGTTCTTCATGTCCTGGTACTCGCGGATGCTCCTGGAGCACGGTGACCGCGTTCTGTCCGGCGCGGCGTCCGTGTTCGGCCACGAGCCCGGCGTCCATCTATCGGTCAAGGTCGCCGGCATCCACTGGCACTACGACACAGAGTCGCACGCGCCGGAGCTCACGGCTGGGTACTACAACACGCGGCGCCGCGACGGGTACCTCCCGATCGCGCGCATGCTGGGCCGTTACGGCGCCGTGCTCAACTTCACCTGCGTGGAGATGCGCGACCAGGAGCAGCCACGGGACGCGCGGTGCCGTCCCGAGGGCCTGGTGTGGCGTGTGGCCGCGGCCGCCCGCGAGGCCGGCGTCGGCCTGGCCGGTGAGAACGCGCTGCCCCGGTACGACGATGCGGCGCACGACCAGGTGGTGGCCACTGCTCGGGAGGAGCGGATGGTGGCGTTCACGTACCTCCGCATGGGCCTCGACCTGTTCCAGCCCGACAACTGGCGCCGCTTCGCCTCATTCGTGACACGGATGAGCCAAGCCGGCTAG